The sequence GGTGCCGCGCGCGACGGACCGGAGAAAAACGGGCGCGTATTGTGCCAAAGCCCGACCGGGAATGACATGGCGAATCCGGTCCTGCGCTCGCGACGCGAGGCGCCGGCGTGCTATCTACGCACATCCCGTCGAGGCGATCCCGTGTTCGACCGCACCCTCTCCCGCTACAGCGACCGCAGCCTGGTACAGCGCGAGACGTATTTCTTCTCGCTTTATCGCATCCTTCAGGCGACGTTGCTGGCGGGATTGCTGTTCACGCCCTTCGGCAGCGAACTGGTCAGCATCGACCATCCGCTGCTCGCGCGCAGCGTGGCGATGTGTTACCTGATCGCAGCGATCGTGCTGTTGCTCTGGGGCGGCCTCGGTGATCACACGCGGCGGCTGCCGGTCTTCCTCGGCATCGGCATCGACATCGTAGCGACCACGCTGACCCTTCACGCCACTTCGCGGCTGGACGGCGGCATCGCCACGCTGATCCTGGTCAACATCGCCAGCGCAGCGACCTTGCTGCCATTCCGCTCCGCATTCGCGTTCGCGCTGGCTGCCGGGTTGGCCGGGTTCTTCGAACGCGCGGTCAGCATTGCATTCGGCGACCGTAGCGAGCGCAGCCCCGGCGAAGTGATGTTGTTCGGGCTCGCCTACGTCGCCGCCGCCGCACTCAGCCAACTGCTGCGCAGCGAAGTCACGCAACGGCAGAAGCTGATGGATCGGCAGGAATCGGATCTCGCCAGCCTTTCGCAGCTGAACGAGTTGATCATCCGGCGCATGCGCTCGGGCGTGATCGTGGTCGATGATCGCAACCAGATTCAGCGCATCAACGAGTCGGCCTGGCATCTGCTCGGGCAGCCCTCGCCAACGCGCAAGGACTTGAACGGCATCAGCCCGTCGCTGGCGCTGCGCGTCAACGAATGGCGCGCTGGCCACGCCACCAACCTGCAACCGATCGCCCTCGCCGAGGGCCAGCCGGAAGTGATCCCGCGCTTCGTCGCAGTGCCACAGTCGGACGCGCACCACTGCATCGTGTTCCTCGAAGACACCTCCTTGATGACGCGCCAGGCCGAGCAGCTGACGCTCAGCTCGCTGGGGCGACTCTCCGCCAGCATCGCGCACGAGGTGCGCAACCCGCTCGCGGCGATCAGCCACGCGGCCCAGCTGCTGGCCGAGTCCGAGGACTTTCCGCTGTCCGATCGGCGCTTGCTCGAAATCATCCGCGGCCAGTGCCTGCGCATGAACGCGATCGTCGAGAACATCCTGCAGTTGTCGCGGCGCCAGCATTCGAAACAAGAGCTGGTGACCTTGTCGCGCTGGGCCGAGGCATTTGTCGAGGAGTTCCGCACCGTGCAGCCGATCGGCCAGGACGAGCTGAAGCTCAACGTCCAGGCGAGCGGCGTGTCGGTGATGTTCGACCCCGACCAGTTGCAGCAGGTGGCGTGGAACCTGGTCAAGAACGCCCTGCGCTACGGGCGCATGCCGAACGAACCGGCGCGCGTGGCACTGGTCATCCGACGTTTGCCGGAAACCAACCAGGCGGTACTGGAAGTGGTCGACCGCGGCCCCGGGATTCCCGCCAAGCAGGCGGCGCACATCTTCGAGCCCTTCTTCACCACCAGCGAAATGGGCACCGGGCTCGGCCTGTACATCGCGCGCCAGCTTTGCGAGACCAATCAGGCCACTCTCGACTACCATTCGCTGGCTGGCGGCGGCAGCTGCTTCCGCATCAGCTTCCACGGCCAACCCGGCACCGCCATCGCCTGACCGACACGGAACGACGCACCGATGAGCCGACAGACTGCACTCGTCATCGACGACGAGCCCGACATCCGCGAGTTGCTGGTGATGACCCTGACGCGCATGGGCCTCGCGGTCGACACCGCGGCCACGCAGGCGGAGGCGTTCGCGCGCCTCAGCGAGCACGAGTATGACCTGTGTTTCACCGACATGCGTCTGCCCGACGGCAACGGCCAGGACATCATCGCCCATGTCGCTCGCCAGCATCCGCAGACGCCGATCGCGATGATCACCGCCTTCGGCAACGTCGATGCTGCGGTCAACGCGCTCAAGGCCGGCGCCTTCGACTTCGTTTCCAAGCCCGTCGACCTGGCGGTATTGCGCCGACTGGTGCAGACCGCGCTCAAGCTTGGCGAACAACGCAAGGCCGAAACCCAGGGCTCGAACGAAAAGCTGATCGGACAGTCGGCGGCGATGCAAGCGGTCCGCCAGACCATCGCAAAGGTGGCCCGCAGCCAAGCGCCAGTCTATATCCGCGGCGAGTCCGGCACCGGCAAGGAACTGGTTGCGCGCATGATCCACGAACTGGGCCCTCGTTCCGCCGGACCGTTCGTGCCGGTGAACTGCGGGGCGATTCCCTCGGAGTTGATGGAGTCAGAGTTCTTCGGCCACAAGAAGGGCAGCTTCACCGGCGCCAATACCGACAAGGAGGGCCTGTTCCAGGCCGCGTCCGGCGGCACCTTGTTCCTCGATGAAGTCGCCGACCTGCCGATGCACATGCAGGTCAAGCTGCTGCGCGTGATCCAGGAAAAAGCGATGCGCGCGGTAGGGTCCACCGCCGAGGTTCCGATCGATGTGCGCATCCTCAGCGCCACCCATCGCGAATTGTCCAAGTTGGTCGAACAGGGGCAGTTTCGGCAAGACCTGTTCTACCGCATCAACGTCATCGAAGTACGCGTGCCGCCACTGCGCGAACGCGCCGAGGACATTCCGCTGCTGGCCGAGCGCTACCTCGACCGCATCGCCCCCGAGTGGGGCATCGAACGCCCGCAACTCAGCGAGGCAGCGCTCAAGGCGCTGATGGCCTACAACTTCCCGGGCAATGTCCGCGAGTTGGAGAACATCCTGGAGCGCGCCATCGCAATGTGCGAGAACAACCGAATAGAAATCAATGATCTGCGCCTTCCCGAAAGCGGCGTCGCTGATACCTTCGCCCCCTTGAAAGGCCCGCAAGCCACCCCACCCTCCGCAGCATCCGCCGGCTCCGCCAGCGCTTCCAATCTGGTCGACTACATCGACAGCCTGGAGCGCGACGCCATCATCAAGGCGCTGGAAGAGTGCCGCTACAACAAGACCAAGGCCGCCGCCAAGCTCGGCATCACCTTCCGGGCGTTGCGGTACAAGCTGAAGAAGCTGGGGATTGACTGATGGGTATTCGGAGCCTCAATTGTTGGCAGACGGGGGCGGGCATTTCGCGTTCAGCGTGCTGCTCGGGCTGGCCGTGTTCGCGCTGTTTAGCTTCGTCTGGTACCCCGACGCCCTGTTCACGCTGGCGGGCGCCGGCAAGCTGCTGATCCTGGTCGTCGGGATCGACGTCACCCTGGGTCCACTATTGACCCTGATCGTCTTCAACCCCATCAAGAAATCGTTAATTTGGGATTTGGCCGTGATCCTCATGGTCCAGATGGGCGCCCTGGGCTATGGCGTCTGGGTCATGGCGCAATCGCGGCCGGTGTTTTTGGTGGGGGCGGTGGATCGCTTCGAACTCGTATCCGCCAATGAGATTCACCCCGACGAGCTAGCCAAGGCGCCGCGCGAGGAGTGGCGGGAGCTTTCCTGGACCGGCCCGGTCGTGGTCGGGGTGATGCCGCCCGAAGATGCGCAGGAGCGCATGGCCCGCTCATTGGAGGCCGCCCAAGGCGGCCCGGCGACTGCGCAACTGCCCAAGTCTTTCGTGCCCTTGTCCGACGTTTCCAGCACTTTACTGGCACACGCAAGACCGCTGTCCGACTACGACCAGAGCCAACCCGAGGAAACTGCGGCACTCCGTCGCTGGGCAAGCAGCGGCAATCGGGATGAGTCGGCCCTGGCCGTACTGCCGATCAAGGCTCGAACAGGCTTCGGTGCAGTGATCATCGAACGCAGCTGCGGCAAGCCCCTGATCACAGCCGGCTTTGACGGCTTCGCCCCGGATTCCGAACCATAGCGGCAACGGCAGTACTGTGCCCCAGCACAGGGCGCTTCGGCGCATCGCCAGCCCGATTTCCCGGCCTGGACCCTGCCAATCATTCGTGACAATCGGGAACCCAAGGACTGGCGCGCCTGCTGCGCTCGGGGTTGCCCATTGGCACAACCTATGCTTCTATCGTTACGCACGACCGCCGTGCTGGCCCGAGGGCCAGGGAACCAGGCCAACTGCCAGTCCCGTGGTCGTGAAGGTTGTTAGCTAATCAACTGCAAAGGGGTCTCACATGAAAAAGCAACAGGGCTTTACCCTCATCGAACTGATGATCGTCGTCGCCATCATCGGCATCCTCGCCGCGATCGCGCTGCCGGCTTATCAGGACTACACCGTACGCGCTCGCGTATCCGAACTCGCCATTCTGGCGTCGGGCGGCAAGGCGACGGTTGCCGAGAATATCTCGAATGCAGGCGGCGTTATCGCCGCGGGCTCCTGCCTCGGTGTCGATACGACGGCTCCCGGCACCAAGAATACTGCCTCGTTCCTTTGCGCGGATGCCACCGGTGTCCTCACCGTCACCGGCAATGCCAACGCCAAGGGCGTCGCGCTGGTCTATACGCCATCGCTTGCCGGCGGTGGCCAGATCGCGTGGACCTGCACTTCGGCGGCGGATGACAAGTACCTTCCGGCCGAGTGCCGCTGATCCCACCCAGCGGTCTGTGAAGAAGGGCGCTTCGGCGCCCTTCTTTTTTTTCAGTCGACTAGGACTCACGACTAGTCGACAACGACGCTTCAAGGCCAACCGAGAGGACCATTTCGCTGGCCAACACGACAATGCTGATTTGGCACAGCAATTGCGTCAATTTGCGTCGCGA comes from Lysobacterales bacterium and encodes:
- a CDS encoding two-component sensor histidine kinase, coding for MFDRTLSRYSDRSLVQRETYFFSLYRILQATLLAGLLFTPFGSELVSIDHPLLARSVAMCYLIAAIVLLLWGGLGDHTRRLPVFLGIGIDIVATTLTLHATSRLDGGIATLILVNIASAATLLPFRSAFAFALAAGLAGFFERAVSIAFGDRSERSPGEVMLFGLAYVAAAALSQLLRSEVTQRQKLMDRQESDLASLSQLNELIIRRMRSGVIVVDDRNQIQRINESAWHLLGQPSPTRKDLNGISPSLALRVNEWRAGHATNLQPIALAEGQPEVIPRFVAVPQSDAHHCIVFLEDTSLMTRQAEQLTLSSLGRLSASIAHEVRNPLAAISHAAQLLAESEDFPLSDRRLLEIIRGQCLRMNAIVENILQLSRRQHSKQELVTLSRWAEAFVEEFRTVQPIGQDELKLNVQASGVSVMFDPDQLQQVAWNLVKNALRYGRMPNEPARVALVIRRLPETNQAVLEVVDRGPGIPAKQAAHIFEPFFTTSEMGTGLGLYIARQLCETNQATLDYHSLAGGGSCFRISFHGQPGTAIA
- a CDS encoding pilin → MKKQQGFTLIELMIVVAIIGILAAIALPAYQDYTVRARVSELAILASGGKATVAENISNAGGVIAAGSCLGVDTTAPGTKNTASFLCADATGVLTVTGNANAKGVALVYTPSLAGGGQIAWTCTSAADDKYLPAECR
- a CDS encoding sigma-54-dependent Fis family transcriptional regulator, yielding MSRQTALVIDDEPDIRELLVMTLTRMGLAVDTAATQAEAFARLSEHEYDLCFTDMRLPDGNGQDIIAHVARQHPQTPIAMITAFGNVDAAVNALKAGAFDFVSKPVDLAVLRRLVQTALKLGEQRKAETQGSNEKLIGQSAAMQAVRQTIAKVARSQAPVYIRGESGTGKELVARMIHELGPRSAGPFVPVNCGAIPSELMESEFFGHKKGSFTGANTDKEGLFQAASGGTLFLDEVADLPMHMQVKLLRVIQEKAMRAVGSTAEVPIDVRILSATHRELSKLVEQGQFRQDLFYRINVIEVRVPPLRERAEDIPLLAERYLDRIAPEWGIERPQLSEAALKALMAYNFPGNVRELENILERAIAMCENNRIEINDLRLPESGVADTFAPLKGPQATPPSAASAGSASASNLVDYIDSLERDAIIKALEECRYNKTKAAAKLGITFRALRYKLKKLGID